A single genomic interval of Helianthus annuus cultivar XRQ/B chromosome 13, HanXRQr2.0-SUNRISE, whole genome shotgun sequence harbors:
- the LOC110899270 gene encoding xylulose 5-phosphate/phosphate translocator, chloroplastic produces the protein MMLLNILPSSSSLSFSKTHKKYPIKNPNFTHLGSRPTISHHQNPKVSTFNNIHTHPTHKVSSFFKIPHGFSNFDPNHEKPTSYTVKSVSESNQDSTPDGEIEKDSNKSNKTLQLAIVFGFWYFQNIVFNIYNKKALNVFPYPWLLASFQLLVGSVWMLVLWSTKLQPCPKIDKSFIVALLGPALFHTIGHISACVSFSKVAVSFTHVIKSAEPVFSVVFSSALGDSYPLSVWLSILPIVMGCSLAAVTEVSFNLGGLWGAMISNVGFVLRNIYSKKSLQNFKQVNGLNLYGWITILSFVYLFPVAVFVEGSQWVAGYHKAIATVGKPSTFYLWVMISGVFYHLYNQSSYQALDDISPLTFSVGNTMKRVVVIVSSVIVFRNPVRPLNALGSAIAILGTFLYSQASSKKKAAVEKKD, from the coding sequence ATGATGCTGCTGAATATTCtcccatcatcatcatctttatctttctcaaaaacccacaaaaaataCCCCataaaaaaccctaatttcacccATCTTGGTTCAAGACCCACCATTTCTCACCACCAAAACCCTAAAGTTTCAACCTTTAACAATATTCACACTCACCCAACTCATAAAGTTTCAAGCTTTTTCAAAATCCCACATGGGTTTTCCAACTTTGACCCAAATCATGAAAAACCCACTTCATATACAGTCAAATCAGTGTCAGAAAGCAATCAAGATTCAACCCCAGATGGTGAAATTGAAAAGGATTCGAACAAGAGTAACAAGACTCTGCAGCTTGCTATTGTGTTTGGATTTTGGTACTTTCAGAACATTGTgtttaatatttataataaaaaggCTTTGAATGTGTTCCCATATCCATGGCTTCTTGCTTCTTTTCAGCTTCTTGTTGGGTCTGTTTGGATGTTGGTTCTTTGGAGTACAAAGCTTCAACCTTGCCCCAAAATTGATAAATCTTTTATAGTTGCACTTTTAGGTCCTGCCCTTTTTCACACAATTGGTCATATATCTGCTTGTGTGTCATTCTCCAAGGTTGCTGTGTCATTTACTCATGTTATAAAGTCAGCTGAGCCTGTGTTCTCTGTTGTGTTTTCATCTGCTTTGGGTGATAGTTATCCTTTGTCTGTTTGGTTGTCGATTTTGCCAATCGTTATGGGGTGTTCTTTAGCTGCTGTGACTGAAGTTTCCTTTAATCTTGGTGGGTTATGGGGGGCTATGATCAGTAACGTCGGGTTCGTGTTGCGAAACATTTACTCGAAAAAAAGTTTGCAAAACTTTAAGCAAGTTAACGGGTTGAATTTGTACGGGTGGATTACAATCCTCTCGTTCGTTTACCTGTTTCCTGTTGCGGTTTTCGTCGAAGGGTCTCAATGGGTTGCGGGATATCATAAAGCGATCGCGACCGTTGGGAAGCCGTCTACTTTTTACCTGTGGGTGATGATATCTGGTGTGTTTTATCATCTTTATAATCAGTCGTCGTATCAGGCTCTTGACGATATTAGCCCGTTGACTTTTTCGGTTGGGAATACGATGAAACGGGTTGTTGTGATCGTGTCTAGTGTCATTGTGTTTAGGAATCCCGTTAGGCCTTTGAATGCGCTTGGATCAGCCATTGCTATTTTGGGTACGTTCTTGTATTCGCAGGCATCGTCGAAGAAGAAGGCTGCAGTTGAAAAGAAGGATTGA
- the LOC110899269 gene encoding B3 domain-containing protein Os04g0386900, with amino-acid sequence MDPPPSTSNHRKQKPAAQNDSERDSNVWPLSGKPYFYVVLRKSHIEKTFRMHFPSSFSEKLPVAKIPAKIVYGGKVWDLLYIGNQGPTNCRLENQAWGKFVAENKLEVGDACVFELMEGRSNSTSIKLRLQILKDEFPTELKDKAEGFKSNNPICID; translated from the exons ATGGACCCGCCGCCAAGCACTTCTAATCACCGAAAGCAGAAACCCGCCGCCCAAAATGACAGCGAAAGAGATTCCAACGTCTGGCCACTATCCGGGAAACCATATTTCTATGTGGTGCTTAGGAAGTCACACATTGAGAAGACGTTTCGAATG CACTTCCCTTCTAGTTTTTCTGAAAAGCTTCCTGTCGCTAAAATCCCTGCTAAGATCGTGTACGGAGGAAAGGTGTGGGACCTACTTTACATCGGTAATCAAGGACCGACTAACTGTAGGTTGGAAAACCAAGCATGGGGAAAATTTGTGGCCGAAAACAAGCTTGAAGTTGGAGACGCGTGTGTGTTTGAGTTGATGGAGGGCCGAAGCAACAGTACTAGTATTAAATTAAGACTTCAGATTCTTAAAGACGAGTTTCCAACTGAATTGAAAGATAAAGCGGAAGGGTTCAAATCTAACAATCCTATCTGCATCGATTAG